From the genome of Lotus japonicus ecotype B-129 chromosome 6, LjGifu_v1.2, one region includes:
- the LOC130721851 gene encoding disease resistance protein RPM1-like — protein MAAEMAVSFAIDHLLPLLTEEVTMLRGIHKELAYIKDELESIQAFLKDADRRAATDEESEGVKTWVKQVRDVAFRIEDIIDDYMIHVGQQQQQQQLQQPGCAILICKITNLIKTLKSRHQIASEIQEIKSCVREIKDRSDRYGFQRQQEGSSSRENDKWLPGREAAIYIEEAQVVGFEAPRDKLINWLVEGRAERTVVSVVAMGGQGKTTLAKKVFDNRKVIDHFDCHAWITVSQSYSIEGMLRDMLQKFYKETKKTLPDGISTMDRMSLIDELRNCLQQNRYVIVFDDVWNVRFWDEIQFSLVDNKNGSRILMTTRNMDVAVSCRISSPFVEVHELQPLTLDQSLVLFYKKAFQFDFDGHCPEDLIDISRVIVKKCNGLPLAIVAIGGVLSGRKKNALEWEKFCQNLSAELEKNLHLDHITKILGFSYDDLPYHLKPCFLYFGMYPEDYEVCSRRLIMQWIAEGFVKVERGRILEKVGKQYLRELVHRSLVLVSSRYHNGVKVKYYRVHDVLREMILTKFKDLSFGQFIGEGDESMPVSSRRLSLATNSEILMRGDKMSSQFRSLHIFTRNLDEDILCRIRQDYTLLKVLDAEDFNWYSVPINIGNLVHLKYLSLRSDYSYLMSISKFQNLETLNIWGVNLHLMPKELSKLQRLRHLVGNRISLTQLKDDIGGLISLQTLERVEVDDNEIKIIRELGKLKQLRVCGLAIKGKHVESTLCSSLNEMQHLEKLSLYTIGKDLDLNFISPLPMFQKLLLKGWLHVFPEWVPHLPNLVKLTLKESRLMDDPLKSLQNMPKLSSLTLYDCYKGQSLHFEGGGFQKLEELHLEGLYNLKSILIDKGALPSLKKLSVWNMPNRKLKILLPPGIHRLETIVVVNIENASFEFLREELS, from the coding sequence ATGGCAGCGGAAATGGCAGTGTCATTTGCAATTGATCATCTGCTTCCACTGTTAACTGAAGAAGTCACTATGCTTAGAGGCATTCACAAAGAACTTGCATACATTAAAGACGAACTGGAAAGCATCCAAGCGTTCCTTAAGGATGCAGATAGAAGAGCTgcaacagatgaagaaagtgaagGAGTGAAAACATGGGTGAAGCAGGTGAGAGATGTTGCTTTCCGCATAGAAGACATCATTGATGACTACATGATCCATGTgggacaacaacaacaacaacagcagctACAGCAGCCTGGATGTGCAATTTTAATTTGTAAGATTACAAACCTGATCAAAACTTTGAAGAGTCGTCATCAAATTGCTTCTGAGATTCAAGAAATCAAGTCATGTGTTCGTGAAATCAAGGATAGAAGTGACAGATATGGTTTCCAACGCCAACAAGAAGGATCAAGCAGCAGAGAAAATGACAAGTGGCTTCCCGGTCGAGAGGCCGCTATTTACATTGAGGAAGCTCAAGTTGTGGGGTTTGAAGCACCAAGAGATAAATTGATCAATTGGTTGGTGGAGGGAAGAGCAGAGCGCACTGTCGTCTCTGTTGTGGCAATGGGAGGGCAGGGGAAAACCACTCTTGCCAAGAAAGTTTTTGACAACCGGAAGGTGATAGACCACTTTGATTGTCATGCTTGGATCACAGTATCTCAATCCTACTCCATAGAAGGGATGCTAAGAGACATGTTGCAGAAGTTTTACAAGGAGACTAAAAAGACTCTTCCTGATGGTATTTCTACAATGGATCGAATGTCATTGATTGATGAGCTCAGGAACTGCTTGCAGCAAAATAGGTACGTTATTGTGTTTGATGATGTGTGGAACGTACGTTTTTGGGATGAGATTCAATTTTCTTTGGTTGATAATAAAAATGGAAGTAGGATATTAATGACTACAAGGAACATGGATGTTGCGGTGTCTTGTAGAATCTCTTCTCCTTTTGTTGAAGTGCATGAGTTGCAACCTTTAACTCTTGACCAATCTTTAGTGTTGTTCTATAAGAAGGCATTCCAATTTGACTTTGATGGGCATTGTCCAGAAGATCTCATTGATATATCTCGCGTCATTGTTAAAAAATGCAATGGATTACCACTAGCAATTGTGGCCATTGGTGGTGTTTTATCTggcagaaaaaaaaatgcactTGAGTGGGAAAAGTTTTGTCAAAATCTAAGTGCAGAGCTCGagaaaaatctccatttagatCATATAACGAAGATTTTAGGTTTCAGTTATGATGATTTGCCTTACCATCTTAAACCTTGCTTCCTGTATTTTGGAATGTATCCTGAAGATTATGAAGTCTGTtcgagaagattgattatgcaGTGGATAGCAGAAGGGTTTGTTAAGGTGGAAAGGGGGCGAATTTTGGAGAAAGTTGGAAAACAATATTTAAGAGAGTTGGTTCATAGAAGTTTGGTGTTAGTATCAAGTCGCTACCATAATGGAGTTAAAGTAAAATATTATCGGGTTCATGACGTATTGCGGGAGATGATCCTTACAAAATTTAAGGATTTAAGCTTTGGTCAGTTCATCGGTGAAGGTGATGAGTCAATGCCAGTCTCAAGCCGACGCCTATCACTAGCAACTAATTCTGAAATTTTAATGAGAGGTGATAAAATGAGTTCACAGTTTCGGTCATTGCATATTTTCACAAGGAACTTAGATGAAGATATTTTGTGTAGAATCCGTCAAGATTACACGCTATTGAAGGTACTTGATGCTGAGGATTTCAATTGGTACTCTGTTCCTATTAACATAGGGAATTTGGTCCACTTGAAGTATTTAAGTCTCCGTTCAGATTATAGTTATCTCATGTCCATCAGTAAGTTCCAGAACCTAGAGACCTTGAATATATGGGGAGTAAATTTGCATCTGATGCCAAAGGAGCTTAGCAAGCTCCAAAGACTAAGACACCTTGTCGGCAACAGAATCTCTTTAACTCAATTGAAGGATGACATTGGAGGCTTGATATCTCTCCAAACGCTAGAGCGTGTGGAAGTAGATGATAATGAGATAAAGATAATTAGAGAGCTTGGAAAGCTTAAGCAGTTAAGAGTGTGTGGATTGGCCATTAAGGGGAAACATGTGGAAAGTACTCTATGCTCCTCATTAAATGAGATGCAGCACTTGGAGAAACTTTCTCTTTATACAATAGGGAAGGACCTTGATTTGAACTTCATTTCTCCTCTACCTATGTTTCAGAAACTTCTACTCAAAGGGTGGTTACATGTATTTCCAGAGTGGGTTCCACATCTCCCAAATCTTGTCAAATTGACCTTGAAAGAGTCCAGGTTAATGGATGATCCATTGAAATCACTACAAAATATGCCAAAATTGTCATCTCTCACACTCTATGATTGTTATAAAGGTCAAAGTTTGCATTTTGAAGGTGGAGGGTTTCAGAAACTAGAGGAACTGCACCTTGAAGGCTTGTATAACTTGAAATCCATCCTTATCGATAAAGGAGCACTGCCTTCTCTTAAAAAGCTTTCGGTATGGAATATGCCTAATCGTAAACTCAAGATTCTACTACCCCCTGGCATCCATCGCTTAGAGACAATTGTAGTGGTCAACATTGAAAATGCATCATTTGAATTCCTTCGCGAAGAACTTTCTTGA